GGAAAGACGCATGAGCGAATACCTGGCTGCTGGAGCGGTAAGTGAGATGCGGCATCTTAACGCCTTGATGGTTCAGCGGGGAGTGGATTTACGGTAGACATAATAGACGGGAGCGGATCTGCACGCGATCGGATGATTATTGGCTTGATGTCTATGCATTTGGCCACAACCGCGGACGGACACGCTCCTGCGAAGCGTTTTAGAACAGGAAATACCGCTGCGTCATCGGCAATTCATCGGCGGGCTCGCACCATAAGAGCACGCCGTCTGCCTTGACCTGGTAGGTCTGCGGGTCGACGTCGATGTGCGGTAGGTAATCGTTGTGGATCAAGTCCGCCTTGGTCACGTTGCGGCAGCCTTTGACCACCGCGATCTGCTTTTTCAAACCCAGTTGTTCCGGCACGCCTGCATCCATGGCCGCCTGGCTGATGAACGTCAGGCTGCTGGCGTGCAATGAGCTGCCGTAGCTGGCGAACATCGGGCGATAGTGAACAGGTTGCGGCGTTGGAATAGAGGCGTTGGCATCGCCCATCAGGCTGGCCGCAATAGAGCCGCCCTTGAGGATCAGCGTCGGTTTGACCCCGAAGAACGCCGGGCGCCACAGCACCAGATCCGCCCACTTACCCACTTCAATCGAGCCCACTTCATGGCTGATGCCGTGGGTGATCGCCGGGTTGATGGTGTATTTGGCAATGTAGCGTTTGGCACGGAAGTTATCGTTGCCTTCGCCATCCTGCGGCAGCGGGCCGCGTTGCTTCTTCATCTTGTCGGCAGTCTGCCAGGTGCGGATGATCACCTCACCCACGCGGCCCATGGCCTGGCTGTCGGAGCTGAGCATCGAAAACGCGCCCAAGTCATGAAGAATATCTTCGGCGGCGATGGTCTCGCGGCGAATGCGGCTTTCAGCGAACGCTACGTCTTCGGCGATGCTCGGGTCCAAGTGATGGCAGACCATCAACATGTCCAGATGCTCGTCGATGGTATTGCGGGTGAACGGGCGCGTCGGGTTGGTCGAACTGGGCAGTACATTCGGGAAGCCGCACGCCTTGATGATGTCTGGGGCGTGACCGCCGCCGGCGCCTTCGGTGTGATAGGTGTGGATCGTACGATTTTTGAACGCCGCCAGCGTTGTCTCGACAAAGCCGGACTCGTTCAAGGTGTCGGTGTGAATCGCCACTTGCACGTCGTACTGATCGGCGACGCTCAGGCAGTTGTCGATCGCGGCAGGCGTGGTGCCCCAGTCTTCGTGCAGCTTGAGGCCGATGGCGCCGGCTTTGACTTGCTCGATCAGTGGCTCCGGCAGGCTGACGTTGCCTTTACCGGTGAAACCGATGTTCATGGGGAACGCTTCAGCCGCCTGGAGCATGCGCGCCATGTGCCACGGGCCAGGCGTCACGGTGGTGGCATTGGTGCCAGTTGCGGGGCCGGTGCCGCCGCCGATCATGGTGGTGACGCCACTCATCAGCGCCTCTTCGATTTGCTGCGGGCAGATGAAGTGGATGTGCGTATCGACGCCACCAGCGGTC
The DNA window shown above is from Pseudomonas sp. BSw22131 and carries:
- the ureC gene encoding urease subunit alpha, whose amino-acid sequence is MKISRQAYADMFGPTVGDRVRLADTELWIEVEKDFTTYGEEVKFGGGKVIRDGMGQGQGVAAEVVDTLITNALIVDHWGIVKADVGIKNGRIAAIGKAGNPDIQPDVTIAIGAATEIIAGEGMILTAGGVDTHIHFICPQQIEEALMSGVTTMIGGGTGPATGTNATTVTPGPWHMARMLQAAEAFPMNIGFTGKGNVSLPEPLIEQVKAGAIGLKLHEDWGTTPAAIDNCLSVADQYDVQVAIHTDTLNESGFVETTLAAFKNRTIHTYHTEGAGGGHAPDIIKACGFPNVLPSSTNPTRPFTRNTIDEHLDMLMVCHHLDPSIAEDVAFAESRIRRETIAAEDILHDLGAFSMLSSDSQAMGRVGEVIIRTWQTADKMKKQRGPLPQDGEGNDNFRAKRYIAKYTINPAITHGISHEVGSIEVGKWADLVLWRPAFFGVKPTLILKGGSIAASLMGDANASIPTPQPVHYRPMFASYGSSLHASSLTFISQAAMDAGVPEQLGLKKQIAVVKGCRNVTKADLIHNDYLPHIDVDPQTYQVKADGVLLWCEPADELPMTQRYFLF